The Etheostoma cragini isolate CJK2018 chromosome 15, CSU_Ecrag_1.0, whole genome shotgun sequence genome window below encodes:
- the LOC117957875 gene encoding nucleus accumbens-associated protein 1 isoform X1, whose translation MTSASCLSSSSYVPCNQWLWVPQSPGILYRPRWLCYRRLAHIEWLPGARKNGKRDRCVSSFKPTLCVINFPTRGPFGGVRRRTMAQTLQMAIPNFGNNVLECLNEQRLQGLYCDVSVVVKGHAFKAHRAVLAASSSYFRDLFSSSNSGGGSSNETSPNVVELPSAVQPQSFQQILSFCYTGRLSMTVGDQFLLMYTAGFLQIQQIMEKGTEFFLKVSSPSCDSQGLHAEEAPPSEPQSPVTQTSNSAGRPASCLTPLPLVSRVKTEQPTSQPEAATPYSVVCTPVAKRLWEGGSSRDGGGVGSGGGGGARKAARYSQEAVRGSAIQSPGALGLAMGMGANATSLAGMVASGGLGGSAGTNGSSAAGLGMSEGASPSTLSTYASDSPISYHDDEEEEEGTDECAEEQYRQICNMYTMYSMLNMGAAAGERVEALPDHTETRGRMRGRDLTCLPAELIAQIGNRCHPKLYEEGDPAEKLELVSGTSVYISRAQLMNCHVSAGTRHKVLLRRLLAAFFDRNTLANSCGTGIRSSTNDPSRKPLDNRVLHAVKFYCQNFATSFKESEMNAIAADMCTNARRVVRKSWIPKLKLLMAESDAYTAYLPDGVKMEDDTLGADPSFDSASLEAAGGAGMESGGSSGESLPGVGGDGGPLF comes from the exons ATGACGAGCGCGTCATGCTTGTCTTCCTCCTCTTATGTTCCGTGCAATCAGTGGCTCTGGGTTCCGCAATCCCCTGGGATACTGTATCGCCCTCGATGGCTCTGCTATCGGCGTTTAGCTCACATTGAATGGCTGCCTGGAGCAAGGAAAAACGGGAAGAGAGATCGCTGCGTCTCCTCCTTTAAACCAACGCTCTGCGTTATTAACTTCCCAACGAGGGG ACCCTTTGGTGGTGTGCGTAGGCGCACCATGGCCCAGACCCTCCAGATGGCGATCCCAAACTTTGGCAACAATGTTTTAGAGTGTCTGAATGAGCAGCGGCTGCAGGGCCTCTACTGCGATGTCTCTGTGGTGGTCAAGGGCCATGCCTTCAAG GCCCATCGAGCTGTGCTGGCTGCTAGCAGTTCTTATTTCCGGGACCTTTTCAGCAGCAGTAATAGTGGAGGAGGTAGCAGCAATGAGACAAGCCCAAACGTAGTGGAGCTCCCCTCGGCTGTGCAGCCCCAGAGCTTCCAGCAGATTTTGTCTTTCTGCTACACAGGCCGTCTCAGCATGACAGTGGGGGACCAGTTTCTCCTAATGTATACCGCAGGTTTCCTGCAGATCCAACAGATCATGGAAAAAGGGACTGAGTTCTTCTTAAAG gTCTCCTCCCCCAGCTGCGACTCCCAGGGCCTGCACGCTGAGGAGGCCCCACCTTCTGAGCCACAAAGTCCTGTGACGCAAACCAGTAACAGTGCAGGCCGGCCTGCCTCTTGCTTGACGCCACTCCCTCTGGTATCACGAGTGAAAACAGAGCAGCCCACTAGCCAGCCGGAAGCAGCCACCCCATACTCGGTGGTCTGTACTCCTGTAGCCAAGCGGCTGTGGGAGGGTGGTAGCAGCCGAGATGGAGGCGGGGTAGGCTCAGGGGGAGGTGGTGGGGCCAGGAAGGCAGCCCGTTATTCCCAGGAGGCGGTGCGGGGCAGTGCCATTCAAAGCCCCGGAGCCCTCGGACTGGCCATGGGTATGGGTGCCAACGCAACCAGCTTGGCGGGCATGGTGGCTAGTGGCGGGCTTGGTGGCAGTGCCGGCACCAACGGGAGCTCTGCAGCAGGTCTTGGCATGTCAGAGGGCGCCAGCCCCAGCACCCTGAGCACCTACGCCAGTGACTCACCTATCAGCTAccatgatgatgaagaagaggaagaggggacAGACGAATGTGCCGAAGAGCAGTATAGACAAATCTGCAACATGTATACCATGTACAGCATGCTCAACATGGGAGCTGCAG CTGGTGAACGTGTTGAGGCTCTACCAgaccacacagagacacgggGTCGGATGCGAGGCAGAGACCTTACATGTCTCCCCGCAGAACTCATCGCTCAGATAGGCAACCGCTGTCATCCCAAACTGTACGAGGAAGGGGACCCTGCTGAGAAACTAGAGTTAGTCTCAG GTACTTCTGTTTATATATCCCGAGCCCAGCTTATGAACTGTCATGTGAGCGCAGGGACCAGACACAAGGTGCTGCTTAGGAGGCTGCTGGCTGCCTTCTTTGACAG GAATACTCTGGCCAACAGTTGTGGAACAGGCATCCGCTCGTCCACCAATGACCCAAGCCGCAAGCCCCTGGACAACAGAGTTCTGCATGCGGTCAAAT TTTATTGCCAGAACTTTGCCACTAGTTTCAAAGAGAGCGAGATGAACGCCATCGCAGCTGACATGTGCACCAACGCCCGACGTGTGGTCCGTAAGAGCTGGATTCCCAAGCTGAAGCTACTGATGGCTGAGAGCGACGCCTACACCGCTTACCTTCCCGATGGCGTCAAAATGGAAGACGACACCCTGGGGGCAGACCCATCTTTCGATTCTGCCTCCCTGGAGGCTGCCGGCGGTGCCGGCATGGAGTCAGGTGGCTCTTCAGGTGAATCGCTACCAGGTGTGGGCGGAGACGGAGGACCGTTATTTTGA
- the LOC117957875 gene encoding nucleus accumbens-associated protein 1 isoform X2, translating into MAQTLQMAIPNFGNNVLECLNEQRLQGLYCDVSVVVKGHAFKAHRAVLAASSSYFRDLFSSSNSGGGSSNETSPNVVELPSAVQPQSFQQILSFCYTGRLSMTVGDQFLLMYTAGFLQIQQIMEKGTEFFLKVSSPSCDSQGLHAEEAPPSEPQSPVTQTSNSAGRPASCLTPLPLVSRVKTEQPTSQPEAATPYSVVCTPVAKRLWEGGSSRDGGGVGSGGGGGARKAARYSQEAVRGSAIQSPGALGLAMGMGANATSLAGMVASGGLGGSAGTNGSSAAGLGMSEGASPSTLSTYASDSPISYHDDEEEEEGTDECAEEQYRQICNMYTMYSMLNMGAAAAGERVEALPDHTETRGRMRGRDLTCLPAELIAQIGNRCHPKLYEEGDPAEKLELVSGTSVYISRAQLMNCHVSAGTRHKVLLRRLLAAFFDRNTLANSCGTGIRSSTNDPSRKPLDNRVLHAVKFYCQNFATSFKESEMNAIAADMCTNARRVVRKSWIPKLKLLMAESDAYTAYLPDGVKMEDDTLGADPSFDSASLEAAGGAGMESGGSSGESLPGVGGDGGPLF; encoded by the exons ATGGCCCAGACCCTCCAGATGGCGATCCCAAACTTTGGCAACAATGTTTTAGAGTGTCTGAATGAGCAGCGGCTGCAGGGCCTCTACTGCGATGTCTCTGTGGTGGTCAAGGGCCATGCCTTCAAG GCCCATCGAGCTGTGCTGGCTGCTAGCAGTTCTTATTTCCGGGACCTTTTCAGCAGCAGTAATAGTGGAGGAGGTAGCAGCAATGAGACAAGCCCAAACGTAGTGGAGCTCCCCTCGGCTGTGCAGCCCCAGAGCTTCCAGCAGATTTTGTCTTTCTGCTACACAGGCCGTCTCAGCATGACAGTGGGGGACCAGTTTCTCCTAATGTATACCGCAGGTTTCCTGCAGATCCAACAGATCATGGAAAAAGGGACTGAGTTCTTCTTAAAG gTCTCCTCCCCCAGCTGCGACTCCCAGGGCCTGCACGCTGAGGAGGCCCCACCTTCTGAGCCACAAAGTCCTGTGACGCAAACCAGTAACAGTGCAGGCCGGCCTGCCTCTTGCTTGACGCCACTCCCTCTGGTATCACGAGTGAAAACAGAGCAGCCCACTAGCCAGCCGGAAGCAGCCACCCCATACTCGGTGGTCTGTACTCCTGTAGCCAAGCGGCTGTGGGAGGGTGGTAGCAGCCGAGATGGAGGCGGGGTAGGCTCAGGGGGAGGTGGTGGGGCCAGGAAGGCAGCCCGTTATTCCCAGGAGGCGGTGCGGGGCAGTGCCATTCAAAGCCCCGGAGCCCTCGGACTGGCCATGGGTATGGGTGCCAACGCAACCAGCTTGGCGGGCATGGTGGCTAGTGGCGGGCTTGGTGGCAGTGCCGGCACCAACGGGAGCTCTGCAGCAGGTCTTGGCATGTCAGAGGGCGCCAGCCCCAGCACCCTGAGCACCTACGCCAGTGACTCACCTATCAGCTAccatgatgatgaagaagaggaagaggggacAGACGAATGTGCCGAAGAGCAGTATAGACAAATCTGCAACATGTATACCATGTACAGCATGCTCAACATGGGAGCTGCAG CAGCTGGTGAACGTGTTGAGGCTCTACCAgaccacacagagacacgggGTCGGATGCGAGGCAGAGACCTTACATGTCTCCCCGCAGAACTCATCGCTCAGATAGGCAACCGCTGTCATCCCAAACTGTACGAGGAAGGGGACCCTGCTGAGAAACTAGAGTTAGTCTCAG GTACTTCTGTTTATATATCCCGAGCCCAGCTTATGAACTGTCATGTGAGCGCAGGGACCAGACACAAGGTGCTGCTTAGGAGGCTGCTGGCTGCCTTCTTTGACAG GAATACTCTGGCCAACAGTTGTGGAACAGGCATCCGCTCGTCCACCAATGACCCAAGCCGCAAGCCCCTGGACAACAGAGTTCTGCATGCGGTCAAAT TTTATTGCCAGAACTTTGCCACTAGTTTCAAAGAGAGCGAGATGAACGCCATCGCAGCTGACATGTGCACCAACGCCCGACGTGTGGTCCGTAAGAGCTGGATTCCCAAGCTGAAGCTACTGATGGCTGAGAGCGACGCCTACACCGCTTACCTTCCCGATGGCGTCAAAATGGAAGACGACACCCTGGGGGCAGACCCATCTTTCGATTCTGCCTCCCTGGAGGCTGCCGGCGGTGCCGGCATGGAGTCAGGTGGCTCTTCAGGTGAATCGCTACCAGGTGTGGGCGGAGACGGAGGACCGTTATTTTGA